One part of the Phragmites australis chromosome 3, lpPhrAust1.1, whole genome shotgun sequence genome encodes these proteins:
- the LOC133913619 gene encoding uncharacterized protein LOC133913619 produces the protein MEGRGNHLLNATEAVMKRPRSVASRKPRPTVQLASEYNGILCAPSRSTPQDDDTDMEVGGHRRKELYLNSSGMKGSTPHRSDLSKKVRREDRARGDYDGHNRSSKSKDAAKFDSEGFLALECTRNSGSPDNLQLVPRDANVPGEQKLRKVKLKVGGITRTIHTKTVQEVGDGGTTATSDDSFHQHKQKDSGGHTNNDISPSSDLVRKSKRVPKKKTLDSDSDDDDGELRYLEKLRGAKVAPEYPITTGYVAYDDSLDDGLKKKKLSTFSKNKSTPYEVDEDFTVSRSGRDGRRKLKLGDSNEFIEEEEHEMDENSRLKEVDSPSDVKIETPGLTTRQRALQGRGGHGEILIEFPDGLPPASSRKQKEKLSEVEIQAKKAEAAQRRKMQVEKAEKEQQAEAMRKILGIDSEKKKEEKKQKEREEKEKQARLEEYRKNCIQTVMGPEGTVVTFPESMGLPSIFNSKPVSYPPPREKCAGPGCTNPYKYRDSKTKLPLCSLACYKAVQGSDGGKQA, from the exons ATGGAGGGGCGTGGGAACCATCTACTTAATGCCACCGAGGCAGTAATGAAGAGGCCAAGGAGTGTTGCGTCAAGGAAGCCAAGGCCCACAGTGCAACTTGCTTCTGAGTACAATGGCATCTTGTGTGCACCGTCACGGAGCACGCCCCAGGATGATGACACTGACATGGAAGTCGGTGGGCATCGGAGGAAGGAGCTATACCTAAATAGCTCTGGAATGAAGGGCTCCACACCTCATAGGAGTGACTTGTCCAAGAAGGTAAGGAGGGAGGATAGAGCCAGAGGAGACTATGATGGCCACAATCGGAGCAGCAAGTCGAAGGATGCTGCTAAGTTTGATAGTGAGGGTTTTCTCGCACTGGAATGTACAAGAAACTCAGGATCCCCTGATAACCTGCAGTTGGTCCCAAGAGATGCTAATGTGCCAGGTGAACAAAAGTTGAGAAAAGTAAAGCTCAAAGTTGGCGGCATTACTCGAACCATACATACGAAAACCGTCCAAGAAGTTGGTGACGGTGGCACTACTGCCACATCGGATGATTCTTTTCACCAGCATAAACAAAAG GATTCTGGTGGGCACACAAACAATGATATTTCACCATCTTCTGACCTTGTTCGCAAGAGCAAAAGGGTTCCTAAGAAGAAAACACTTGATAGCGATTCTGATGATGACGATGGCGAATTACGATATCTTGAAAAACTAAGAGGGGCTAAAGTTGCACCAGAGTATCCTATAACCACTGGCTATGTAGCTTATGATGATTCTCTTGACGATGGTCTCAAGAAAAAGAAGCTGTCTacattttctaaaaataagaGCACCCCATATGAAGTGGATGAGGACTTTACAGTGTCACGATCTGGCAGGGATGGCAGGAGGAAATTGAAATTAGGGGATAGCAATGAGTTTATTGAGGAGGAGGAACATGAGATGGATGAAAATAGTAGGCTCAAGGAAGTTGATTCACCTTCAGATGTGAAAATTGAAACTCCTGGTCTTACAACAAGACAGCGAGCCCTTCAAGGCAGGGGTGGCCATGGTGAAATCCTTATTGAATTTCCCGATGGCTTACCACCCGCTTCATCAAGAA AGCAAAAGGAGAAGCTTTCAGAAGTGGAGATACAAGCCAAAAAAGCAGAAGCTGCTCAGAGGCGTAAGATGCAAGTTGAGAAGGCAGAGAAGGAACAACAG GCTGAAGCAATGAGGAAAATACTTGGTATTGATtctgagaagaaaaaggaagaaaagaaacagaAAGAACGGGAAGAGAAG gaGAAGCAAGCAAGATTAGAAGAATACAGAAAAAACTGCATCCAAACTGTTATGGGGCCAGAAGGAACTGTGGTTACATTCCCTGAGAGTATGGGACTTCCTAGCATATTTAACTCCAAACCTGTCAG CTATCCACCTCCACGGGAGAAATGCGCAGGGCCAGGGTGCACAAACCCGTACAAGTACCGTGACTCCAAGACGAAGCTTCCACTCTGCAGCCTGGCTTGCTACAAGGCTGTCCAGGGAAGTGATGGTGGAAAGCAAGCATGA
- the LOC133913620 gene encoding peptidyl-prolyl cis-trans isomerase CYP22-like — protein MASSGGAAISAGPTPPSATASAVEWHQRPPNPKNPVVFFDVTIGSIPAGRIKMELFADIAPKTAENFRQFCTGEHRKNALPQGYKGCQFHRVIKDFMIQCGDFLKNDGTGCTSIYGTKFDDENFIAKHTGPGLLSMANSGANSNGSQFFITCAKCDWLDNKHVVFGRVLGDSLLVVRKIENVATGPNNRPKLACVISECGEM, from the exons ATGGCGTCCTCCGGCGGAGCGGCCATATCGGCAGGGCCCACGCCGCCGTCGGCAACGGCGTCGGCGGTGGAGTGGCACCAGCGGCCGCCGAACCCGAAGAACCCGGTGGTGTTCTTCGACGTGACCATCGGGTCCATCCCCGCCGGCCGCATCAAGATGGAGCTCTTCGCGGACATCGCCCCGAAGACCGCCGAGAACTTCCG GCAATTCTGCACTGGCGAGCACAG AAAAAATGCTTTGCCACAGGGGTATAAGGGCTGTCAGTTCCACAGGGTGATCAAAGATTTCATGATTCAGTGTGGTGACTTCTTGAAG AATGATGGTACTGGATGCACATCAATCTACGGTACCAAATTTGACGATGAAAATTTTATTGCAAAGCATACTGGGCCTGGACTTCTCTCAATG GCAAACAGTGGAGCTAACTCTAATGGATCTCAG TTCTTTATAACATGTGCGAAATGTGATTGGCTGGACAACAAGCATGTGGTCTTTGGG agagtgctcggagacaGTCTGCTCGTCGTGAGGAAGATTGAAAATGTTGCAACTGGACCAAACAACCGACCAAAGCTTGCCTGCGTTATAAGTGAATGTGGTGAAATGTAG
- the LOC133913621 gene encoding splicing factor 3B subunit 6-like protein produces MAAVSLRKGNARLPPEVNRVLYVRNLPFNISSEEMYDIFGKYGAIRQIRLGNGKDTRGTAYVVYEDIYDAKNAVDHLSGFNVANRYLIVLYYQPAKMSKKSDVKKKEDEITRLQEKYGLGSKTPGPGSSD; encoded by the coding sequence ATGGCAGCGGTGAGCTTGCGTAAGGGGAACGCGCGTCTCCCGCCGGAGGTGAACCGGGTGCTGTACGTGCGGAACCTGCCGTTCAACATCTCGAGCGAGGAGATGTACGACATCTTCGGCAAGTACGGCGCGATCCGGCAGATCCGGCTGGGCAATGGCAAGGACACGCGCGGCACCGCCTACGTCGTCTACGAGGACATCTACGACGCCAAGAACGCCGTCGACCACCTCTCCGGGTTCAACGTCGCCAACCGCTACCTCATCGTGCTGTACTACCAGCCCGCCAAGATGTCCAAGAAGTCCGAcgtcaagaagaaggaggacGAGATCACGAGGCTCCAGGAGAAGTACGGCCTCGGGTCTAAGACCCCTGGCCCCGGCTCCAGCGACTGA
- the LOC133913622 gene encoding uncharacterized protein LOC133913622: MKVRASVKRLCGFCRVVKRRGIVFIHCTANTKHKQRQGFSTIAEAAASCLHLPPPLPSSGSASAAVFAEASKVATQEMSMKFNWPLGLAALLKNGEK, encoded by the exons ATGAAGGTCCGCGCGTCGGTGAAGCGGCTGTGCGGGTTCTGCAGGGTGGTGAAGCGCCGGGGCATCGTCTTCATCCACTGCACCGCCAACACCAAGCACAAGCAGCGCCAGGGCTTCTCCACCATCGCCGAAGCCGCCGCCTCGTGCCTGCACCTGCCGCCGCCACTGCCCTCCAGCGGCTCCGCCTCCGCTGCGGTGTTCGCTGA GGCTTCGAAGGTGGCCACGCAAGAGATGTCTATGAAGTTTAATTGGCCTCTGGGTTTAGCTGCCCTGTTGAAGAATGGTGAAAAGTAA